One Archangium violaceum genomic window, GAGATGCTCCTGGGATGGTTGGACAGATACCCTGGTCGAGCCCAGAAGCCCGAACACATGCGCACGGCGTTAAGGCTGGGCAAGGCCTTCCGGGAGTATCGGGCTCCTGCCTACATCGTCGAGGCGGATGAGGAACAGACGCTTCGTGTCATCTTCGACCGGCTGAATTCCGCCGGGAAGCCCCTGCGCCGAGCGGACGTGTTCAATGCTCTTCACGGAAGCACGGGCGAGGCAGAGCCCTCAGACCTTCGCGCACTCTCTGAGCGTTTGCAGACATTGAGATTCGGCACCATTGATGAGCAATGGCTGCTCAAGGCGGTTCTGGCAGTCCGGGGCCTCGACATCACGCGGGACTTCCGGCAGCAGATCGCAGAGGAGAGCGAACTGAGCGAGGCCCTGCGTCAGGCCGAGCACGCGCTGCGCGCCACCATCATCTTCCTCAAGCGGGATGTGGAGATCCCCCACATCGAACTCCTGCCCTACAAGCTTCCGCTGGTACTTTTGGCGCGGTTCTTCACGCTCCACCCGGAGCCCCATGCTCGTTCGCGGGAGCTACTCGCGCGTTGGGTGTGGCGCGGAGCCATCACCGAGCATCATCGCGGCGAGAGTATCCCGGCCGTGCGCAAATCCCTGTCCGTGATCGGATCAGACGAGGAGAGGACCATCCAAGCGCTGCTTTCCGAGCTGCCGCCCACCAGTCCTAAACACCTCACCTTGAGCCAATACAACTTTCGGACAGCACAGACCAAGCTCCAAGCCAATGCCCTGCTGGCACTCCATCCCCGGCACCTTCAGTCAGGCGAGTTCATCGATGCCTCCGCCTTACTCGAAAAGGAGGGATCGGCAGCATTCAAGCAGCTCCTTGAGCCTACATCCCCGCACCTGCGAAACCTCGCCAATCGCATCTTCCATCCTCTCGTGGATGGACAGTCGCCCCTGGAGCTCCTCCGCGGCATTCCTCCACCCGCTCCGGAAGTCCTGCTCAGTCACGGCATTCCCACCGAGAGCATCGATGCGCTCCACCATCGAAGCGCCCAGCATGACCTGGACTTCTTTCGCCACCGCGAGAGCATCCTGGATGCTCATGTGTGGCGATTCCTGAACTCACGCGCACGCTGGGATGAGTCCGACCGCAGGTCGCTTCAGTCCCTGATCGTTCCCGACGAGGAGGACTGAGGTGCAAGCTCAGAGTACGGAAGTAGGTGTCCTCGAAGTTCGCCTGGGAGAGGTTCACGTCGGGACTCTGACTCTCCTGCCCGACGAAGTCTCCGAGTTCGTTATTTCCGAGGAATATCGCCAGCGATACCCCCGCCCCGTGCTGGGACAGTTCTTCGAGGATGACCTCACCCGGCGGCATCACAGCCGGATGCGACTTCCACCTTATTTCTCCAACCTCCTCCCAGAAGGGCCTCTCCGGGAACTCATCGCCGAGCGAGAGGGCGTTTCAAAGCACCGCGAATTCTTCCTCATCGCTCGCCTCGGGGAGGATCTCCCGGGGGCCACCATGGTCACCCCGGCTGCCCCGCTCGACTGGAATGCCATCGGCTCCTCAGAGACCACTGAGCCCACCCTCCCCCACGAACAGGAGCCAATCCGCTTCTCGCTTGCTGGCGTCCAGCTCAAATTTTCCATGCTTCGCCGGGATCGGGGTATGACCCTGCCTATGGGTGGACGCGGTGGAGATTGGATCGTCAAGCTCCCAGACAACCGCTATGACCACGTCCCGGAAAACGAGTACTCGATGATGCGCTGGGCCAGCGCGGCCGGCATCAACGTTCCCGAAATCATCCTCGTTCCGGTCGCCGACCTCCAAGGACTCCCCGAGGGCATCCAACTTCGGGAGGACACGGCCTTCGCCATCCGGCGCTTCGATCGCCCTGCCCCGGGGCATCGAATCCACATGGAGGACATGGCCCAGGTGCTCGGCCTGTACTCGGATGAGAAGTACAAGCGATATAATTATGAGACAGTCGCAAAAGTGCTCCTGAACGTCGCCGGCCCCAAAGCCCTCCAGGAGTTCCTCCACCGTCTGGTTTTCATCATCGCCAGCGGCAATGGCGATGCTCACCACAAGAACTGGTCACTGCTGTATCCGGATGGCGTGCATGCGGAGCTCTCCCCCGCGTATGATCTCGTCTCGACCATCCAGTACATGCCGAACGACACGCTCGCCCTGAACCTCGCGCGCTCCAAGCGGTTCAAGGACGTCACGATGGCATCCTTCGAGCGACTGGCCCGAAAGTTGGAAGTTCCGGCCCACTTTGTCATTACCGAAGTCAAGCTGGCGGTAGAAGCGACCCTCCAGCTCTGGTCGGACCTGAGGGCAGAGCTGTCCATCCCAGAGTCCTTCAAGCAACGCATTGAGGCCCATTGGAAGACCGTGCCGCTGCTCCAGGTGGAATAGGCACCTTCGGCGTGGGGGGATCCTTGCCGGACCGCGGCTTCTGGTTGCCGACGGACGGGAGTTGGACTTGAGTCCCCACCCCCATGTCCGGCCTGGTCCTCCTCACCCTCGCCCTCACCCTCTCCGGGCAGCTCGATCTGCCCACGTCGACGGACTCCGTCATTGGCGAGCAGGCAGTCCTCACAGGTGACAAGGCCGTCGTCGAGGGCCGTATCGGCCGGGCCTCCGGGCACGCGCTGTTGCGCTCGGGGTCGTCGGTGCTCCGCGCCGATGAGCTGACCTACGACTTCGACAAGCGGGTGGCGGTGGCGAGCGGGAACGTGCTGCTGGTGAGCAACGGCCTGGCCGGCTTCGCCGACCGCCTCACGGTGGACCTGAGCACCCGCCAGGTGGAGGCCGAGGGCGGAACCTTCTTCCAGAAGGAAGGCGTGACGCCCCAGGCGCTCGTCGATCTCGCCGGCCGGGAGGACGCCACCGCCCGGGAGCTGACCCAGACGGGCACCAACGCGTTCTCCTTCACCGCGCGCCGTTTCCGCCTCCTGGAGGACAACGCGTACCAGGTGGAGCCCGCGTCCTTCACGGCGTCCTGCGGGTGCGACGTGTTCGATCGCAGCTGGCGCATCACCGCGAGCAGCGCGAAGCTGACGCCCGGGGAGCGCGCCACGTTCACCTCGCCCACGCTGCGGGTGTTCGACGTCCCCGTCTTCTGGGTGCCGTGGATCTCCCTTCCGCTGCGCAACCGCCAAAGCGGCCTGCTCATGCCCGAGTGGACCGCCTCCGGAGTGAGCGGATTCCAGGTGGATCTGCCGCTCTTCCTCACGCTCGGGCGGAGCTACGATCTCACGCTCTCCCCGGGGTACGCCTTCGGCAGTGGGGGCGCGTTCGGCGTGAAGGGCCCGCGGCTCGCCGCCGAGTTCCGGTACGCCCCCGCGCCCGGAGTCGACGGGCGGGTCTGGCTTCGGCTCTACCAGGATCTGAAGCTCGAGCGGGAGCCGCTCGATCCCAACGTGCTCGCCCCCGATGCGGGACAGCGGGGGCTCCGAGGCTGGGGCATCTTCGAGCACCGGCAGGAGCTCGGCCACGGCCTGCATGCACGGGCGGACGTGACGCTGTACTCGGACGGCTTCCTCTTCGCCGACACAACGACCGCCAGCAACTTCCTCCGCTCGTATTACTACGTCCCCTCCACGGCCACCCTGTACCACCGCGGCGAGGATCATTACGCGGGGCTCGCCCTGGCCTACCGCCAGGACGTCCGCTGGGGCTATCCGCTGATCGGTGACGCTTCGCGACCTCCCGTCTTCCAGGAGCTGCCCACGCTGCGCTACGCCATCCCCACGGTGCCCCTGTTCGGCCCGCTCACGGGGAGCGTCCAGGTGGAGCTCTCGCGACTGTCGCCCCTGCGCGGGCTGCTGGGGGACGAGGGCACGGACGGGGTGTTCTGGCCGCTCCTGGCCGACGCGGATGGCACCCAGGGCAATGGCCGCTTCGATCTCGGTGAGCGGCAGGCGCGCAGCCGCCTGGACATCCTGCCGCGCGTGAACGCCACGTTCGACATGGGGGGCGTGCTGCGCTTCACCCCCTACCTGGCGGTGCGCGAGAGCCTCTATCTCTACGAGGTGACGCGGGAGACGCACAACCGCGCGTACGGGATGGTGGGACTGCTGCTGGATTCGGAGCTGTCACGGGTGTTCGGAACGGGAGCCTCCGCGATCCGTCACAGCATCATGCCGTCGGTGGAGCTGCGCGCGGTGCCACGCGTCTTCGGCGAGCGCGCCCCCTCGGTCTATGACGAGGTGGACGCCGCGGTGCCCGAGAACGGGTTCTTCCAGGGCCAGGTGGCGCTGCGCCAGAAGCTGCTCATGCGCAGCGGGACGGGGACGCGCGAGCTGGGGCGGTTGGATGTGGTCCAGGGAGTGGACTTCCTCGAGCGGCGGATGGGAGAGACGTCCGGGCGTCTCCTGACGGTGATCGGGCCGGTGACGGCGACGGCCACGGCGCGGCTCGATCTGTTCACCCCGAATGTGGAGGAGCGACTGACCCAGCTCTCGGCCTCGGTGGGCTGGAGCGTCCTTCGCAATGGGCTGTTGGACGTGAATGCCGGATACGAGCGGACCCTGGGAAGCTCGGAGCAGGTGCGCCGGCCCATCGACATGCTGCTGCCTCCTCCCCTGCCCGCGACCGCTCCGGTGGGCGACGGCGGGTCGTGCTCCGACACCAACAACCCGGCGCTCCAGCAGGTCGACCGCGTGCTGTTCGGCGCCGGGACCCGGCTCCCGTTCGGCCTGGGGGTGAGGTACGACGCGGAGGTGTTCCGGAGGGCTCCGGGACGATGCGACGTGGTCCAGGTGAATTCCCAGACCCTGACCCTCTCGTACACGCCCCAGTGCAACTGCTTCCAGATCCAGGCCTATGGCAGGTTGGTGCCCGCGCCGGTGTATTTCCAGCAAGGGCTGTTCGTGACGATCGCCAACCTCGGCACCTTCGGGGGCTGAGCG contains:
- a CDS encoding LPS-assembly protein LptD; this translates as MSGLVLLTLALTLSGQLDLPTSTDSVIGEQAVLTGDKAVVEGRIGRASGHALLRSGSSVLRADELTYDFDKRVAVASGNVLLVSNGLAGFADRLTVDLSTRQVEAEGGTFFQKEGVTPQALVDLAGREDATARELTQTGTNAFSFTARRFRLLEDNAYQVEPASFTASCGCDVFDRSWRITASSAKLTPGERATFTSPTLRVFDVPVFWVPWISLPLRNRQSGLLMPEWTASGVSGFQVDLPLFLTLGRSYDLTLSPGYAFGSGGAFGVKGPRLAAEFRYAPAPGVDGRVWLRLYQDLKLEREPLDPNVLAPDAGQRGLRGWGIFEHRQELGHGLHARADVTLYSDGFLFADTTTASNFLRSYYYVPSTATLYHRGEDHYAGLALAYRQDVRWGYPLIGDASRPPVFQELPTLRYAIPTVPLFGPLTGSVQVELSRLSPLRGLLGDEGTDGVFWPLLADADGTQGNGRFDLGERQARSRLDILPRVNATFDMGGVLRFTPYLAVRESLYLYEVTRETHNRAYGMVGLLLDSELSRVFGTGASAIRHSIMPSVELRAVPRVFGERAPSVYDEVDAAVPENGFFQGQVALRQKLLMRSGTGTRELGRLDVVQGVDFLERRMGETSGRLLTVIGPVTATATARLDLFTPNVEERLTQLSASVGWSVLRNGLLDVNAGYERTLGSSEQVRRPIDMLLPPPLPATAPVGDGGSCSDTNNPALQQVDRVLFGAGTRLPFGLGVRYDAEVFRRAPGRCDVVQVNSQTLTLSYTPQCNCFQIQAYGRLVPAPVYFQQGLFVTIANLGTFGG
- a CDS encoding DUF262 domain-containing protein, giving the protein MPPPSPLQRRPHATAFSIEDLLDRVRRGEIRIPEFQRPFRWKAKDVVALLDSVYRGYPIGTLLFWKKEAPAASFFLGPVRIDAPHSTEALWVVDGQQRITALTGALLHLPHTEGEHDNFVVYFDLEHEALVRPSKRSPPPSHWLPMNVVVDSEMLLGWLDRYPGRAQKPEHMRTALRLGKAFREYRAPAYIVEADEEQTLRVIFDRLNSAGKPLRRADVFNALHGSTGEAEPSDLRALSERLQTLRFGTIDEQWLLKAVLAVRGLDITRDFRQQIAEESELSEALRQAEHALRATIIFLKRDVEIPHIELLPYKLPLVLLARFFTLHPEPHARSRELLARWVWRGAITEHHRGESIPAVRKSLSVIGSDEERTIQALLSELPPTSPKHLTLSQYNFRTAQTKLQANALLALHPRHLQSGEFIDASALLEKEGSAAFKQLLEPTSPHLRNLANRIFHPLVDGQSPLELLRGIPPPAPEVLLSHGIPTESIDALHHRSAQHDLDFFRHRESILDAHVWRFLNSRARWDESDRRSLQSLIVPDEED
- a CDS encoding type II toxin-antitoxin system HipA family toxin codes for the protein MQAQSTEVGVLEVRLGEVHVGTLTLLPDEVSEFVISEEYRQRYPRPVLGQFFEDDLTRRHHSRMRLPPYFSNLLPEGPLRELIAEREGVSKHREFFLIARLGEDLPGATMVTPAAPLDWNAIGSSETTEPTLPHEQEPIRFSLAGVQLKFSMLRRDRGMTLPMGGRGGDWIVKLPDNRYDHVPENEYSMMRWASAAGINVPEIILVPVADLQGLPEGIQLREDTAFAIRRFDRPAPGHRIHMEDMAQVLGLYSDEKYKRYNYETVAKVLLNVAGPKALQEFLHRLVFIIASGNGDAHHKNWSLLYPDGVHAELSPAYDLVSTIQYMPNDTLALNLARSKRFKDVTMASFERLARKLEVPAHFVITEVKLAVEATLQLWSDLRAELSIPESFKQRIEAHWKTVPLLQVE